DNA from Meleagris gallopavo isolate NT-WF06-2002-E0010 breed Aviagen turkey brand Nicholas breeding stock chromosome 12, Turkey_5.1, whole genome shotgun sequence:
TTTGAACACTGGAATGGGTTACCCAGAGAGCTTGCAGATACTCAGAACCCAACCATGGTGCTCAGTGACCTGATGCAGCTGACCCTGTTTGAACAGAAGAGGTGCACTGGACAACTCCAGCGATGCCTTCCAATCttaactattctgtgattctacaaagtgaaaatacaaatatacaaATGATAAAGTCTCCATATGaatataaaatgtttaaaaattaaatactgaCTCAACTCAGTCACTTAAGCAAGAGTCTTTCACCAGGCTTGAACAAAAGAACTTGACTGActtgtgaaattattttttaaagatggaTATATTCATTCTTCATAGCTTTCCTTCTTTCACAGCCACTGTGGAATCCTTTAGTGCCATCAGGACCTCTAGGCAGCCGCAGCACCCCTACAGGTAGACCatctgcattttgtattttccgAGCTAACATGGGGCTACTGACCGGACTCTTCTCTTGTGTTATAGTTtgagcttttcttctctgtaccCAGGGACTACCAGAAGGTGTAATACTGCTATCTGAAGAATAATCTATACATTTTCTTGGAATTTCAGGACTAGTACTTGGGTTAAGTTTGCCATCTTCAGCCAGTGGAGATTTTTTGGTCACTTTTCTTAGAGAGGATGGACTGTTCCAAGGACTTGATCTGGGTGATACGTTAGGACTCAGATGGTTGTTTGGGTGAATGATGGGACTCAACTTACTTGTAGTACTTGTTGCAGTACTTCTGCGTCCTGACAGTGGTGATGTAGGATTACTCTCTGGCTCAGAAGAGCTATTTGCTGATGATTCATCACCAGTAAACTGAAGTTCCTCAACTCTCTTATTAAGGGATCTAACCTTTTTAAGACTCTTGCTATCTTCATCACGGTTCTTGTCTTTAGGAACCTTTTTCTTTGGAGGTTTCATGCCAATTAGGACAACTTTCATGCcaatctctttcttttcagcaCACATGAATTCATGAGCCTGTACAGCAGCATCTACTTCTTCAAATTCTATAATTGCACATTCTTGTGTTCCCATTTGTGTATACCGACTGCTGAACCTCCTGATGTCAGGTGGCAGATCCCTACCAGGTTTGAGAATACGAACTGATGAAATTGCACCAAAAGTTACAAAAGCTTTGAGGAGATACTCCATTACTTTTTCTTGTATACACCCATTTTCTTGTTTAAGACCCTGCAGTTCAGAAATCATGTGGATATCATACACGAGTAACATCCTGGTAGGGAGATTTTCACTTGGAAACACTGGAACTGGTGTATTTCTTCTAACCTTTCTGTTATCATCGTTGAGCTCAAGCATGTCTGAGTACTTCAATGCATGGGCCGTGGTTCTCCAGTCACGGGTAAGGTGTTTCACCTTGAAGACAGACACAGTTTAAGCAGCACATCTGATCAAACCCACACAAACAATTCAGTGAATATCCAAGGCAGATTCAGGCTCCAGTCTACAGCCAAACCTAGATTTAAGTTACACATAGCAGACTTGAGCAAAAAAAGTAGATTTCCCACTGCAATGGGCATGAGCAAGCTTCTAGAAAGCTCGTGTCCTATTAAAATAGGAATTGATACTAAACCTGACTGGAAAACATTACTTCAGTTTAAAGCCTGCTGAAGTGATTCCACATCTAGGTCTAAACATGGCCAAAATGCATGTTGTTTGGTGGTTTTGTCTGTGTATTACTTTTACAGAACTCATTTTTCATCCCtcaaaagtcttttttttttccccccctcctttTTAACAAAGTTCTCACAAAATTTCTGCCTTTCCAAAGAGAGGTTTTTGAGAGTTTAACTGTTACCACTGAAATCTGTTTGAAGTGGTCTGAAGAACTCAGATTGCCTTAGCTTCTGTGATGAATAGCTCTGCGAAGATTTACAATCCTGacaaagtatttaaaatgtaatttaagaACTGTTACATGCACATACAAGGGAGTTTCTaatgtgaaacaaaaacaaccaaagaacTATGAATAAAAACTGCCTCAACTTAAAGTTACTTTAATTGCTTGATAACCTCTAATacttctgtttggttttgggaTCTTCATGCTTTTGCCAAGGCCCTTCTTAGAGACAATAAAGTAACTTTACTAGGATAACTGAGTTACTCATTTGTAGCTGATCTAGAAATGAATCTTTTCCATTGTTACAATCACCATGCCCTACTCCCTCCAGAAACAGAATTCAACAGTGTAGTCCTGTAAAAATGCCTATGATTTCTCCAGGCAACCATAACAGAGTTCAGAAGTTAATGTCATAGATGAGAACGATCACCATTGCATTAAAACTGAGTCAAGGCCTCAGAGAGGCAGGTGAAGAGGAAGACTGTAGAACTGCCTATAGAAGTTATTTTCATCCCTCCCtatgttttttaaagcaaattacttttaaaaagttaacTTACTTTCTTAAAAGAAGTGAGGAGTTTAACACTGACATAGCCCATCTTATTTCTTCTCACGTGTTTTAGAAGGAAGGCATCTTTCTCAAGATTCTCATCTGAGAAATAATATTCAATCTGTGCTATCAACTTCTGGATCAGGTCATTTTCTGGTGGTTTCCAGTTCTGGTCTGAGTCATCATCATTTTCCCCACCACTGAAAAACAGTCAGATAATTTGATTAGCAGGACTCCATCTCATATTAATAGAgtaaaagaatgaaacaaaaaaacaaagtgaaaatgaataCCCATAATGTCTATTCCAGCTTCTTTTATATCTAGGATCTAAATAGGTAGAGCCCTGTCCATCTGAGGCAGCAGGCTGGCTCAGATGATGCTTTCCAGATAGCGTAACGAATCAAATTCCTGAGCTCATGCCAAAAGCTGATCTCAGCGTGGAACAATGACACATGTTTACTAGTGTCTTGAAAACACTGCCAGCTCAAATCTTACACCAAAACAAGAAATACAAGTGCACAGGAGCTTAGTCTTCATTGTGGCAGCACTTGGTTTTTCAGCATGAAGGTGTCaacatttctgtgcttcatGAGTATAACAGGGAATTCATATTCTAAACTGATGGAACCATATTTTTCTCAAGCATTTTCGCTTTATGAATGCAGTTCAGCAGCCAATATCCAGAGAGTAATGCAGACTGACAGGACCGCTGAACTTTTTACAGGTCAATTCTACAGTGACAGACTAACTTCACTGGCAGTTTACTGAGGGATTGGAGCTCTCTGTAGGTGTCAGATTAAGGACTGTGCTGTGGTAGCAGCTCACGTGGTATCCCTCAGGAATAGCTGTATGCTGTAGACATACAGGCAGGCTGCTTAAGAGATCACACAAATTTCCTGTCTCCCCCTCCCATGCTGCTATCTACATATCTGCAAAGTAGAGCGCTGCTGAGAATTCTGTCCTGAAAAAAGACATTGGATCCATGAAACTGAGACCAGCTTGTTGCCACATCCCATTACAGCCACATGTTTGTTGCTGGAATACAAACAACCTTTTAAGCTGTCTTCCAGCACTGATGCAAGCAGCTCACCCACATGCTGCAGCCACAGATGTTGTTATAAGAATTATAATGGCAGTCCTAGAgccgtttgtttgttttttttttgaaagctatTAGCTGTCTAGTTTTGCTGTGGGACCATCACAAAagttcctaaaaaaaaaaaaatccactatGTTCCCCAGTCCTTAAAAATCACGTAATTGCTATTGTTCATACTGTCTCCCATATACCTCAGTGATAAAAAGGAGGAGCCATTTTCTCAAAATTTTCTTAAAGTGATTTTTGTAGAGCTTGTGAGATCACTGAACAAGAGGGAGCAGGCTTCACACTAGGGTGCCCAGAGGGCAACTGTAGGCAGGTGGAGGCTACTGACTCAGCTCTCCATGCAGCCATTTCTTGTGGGGACAAACGGGAGAGCTTGGTCCTACTGCAGGCTGACGTGCTGTGTGGTGCTGGCTGCCCACGCCTTTGGGTTGGCAGCAGAGCCCACACTGCTCTGGTCAGTGGATTCTGCACAGGAACACACAGCACTCCCAGATGTGACTGGTTACTGCAGGCTTTTGGAAGCTAGCTATTTATTTATGGCTCTTCCCCTGGGCAACAGCTACGCAGAGGGAGTCTGTCACACAATCATAGAAATCTCTTTGTCAGAATTTCTGTAGCCACTTAAGGAGGTCAGGCTTCAAGGAGTGAGAAGAGTGAGAGCAAGAGAACCCAAAATTCAGTCTATGGAAGGTATTGGAAGTGGAGGATAGCAGATGAAGTTGTTattaagaaagtaaaataaacatcagTGGCCTACAGTCATTGCTGAtttgagaaggaaggaaaacaagataaagtgattgttttttattctctcaGCCCACAACCTCTCATTTTCCATTCACTATCTGTTGTGAGTAGTATGTGCAGAAGAAATCATGTATGTCAGCACTTTAACATATCCGCACTTTGCTAAGTAGAACTTACCTTGAGTTCAGGATGAAGCTTACAACTTTTACAGGTTTTATTAGTATAGACATTTGCAGGTATTTTGAAGCttcagatggaaagaaaatgcagcatcatgcttggaaaaaaaatggactgCATCAGTTCTGTTCTTACTGAAGTGTTAACACATGGAGTCAGGGTGATACATCTCATTTCACCTATCTAAAACATTAAATATCAGTCACTGTAAACCATTTCTGTATTTGACAGACAGCTCAGCTTTCACAAAATCTTTAGAGCTCTTATAGTAGCTGTCACTAAGTATTGTATGGGGCGTTCCTcttcctgcaaatgcagaaatttGTAATTAGCTGTACTTTAACTCCTAGTGATGACCAAGTGGTACTACTCTAGAGGATGTAACTCTGAAGGTTGATTAGATTATGAATCAATGTCAGTCAACACTGTGAAAAAAGTAGTTACATATCTGCATAGATTTGGGGCCTAAAATACCAAAACTCACAAACAATATATTAATGTAAATGGAATAATTTTGACACGCTTTTGCTGAATCTAGAGAAGAACAATGGTATTGCATTAATAAGCACTATGTAGCAATATAATAAACTGCATGAAGTTGAAGTTCCAACAGCATGCTCACTCAAGGCACATAAGTGGAAATGTGTTAACAGAACCAAGTGGTAACAGTAGGTATGATGTAAGCTAGCAGGACCGATAGCTGCAGTAATCATTAAATCTCAGTTTTGATTGCAGAACTGATATCATCATAAAAATCTTCCATCTTTGAAGGTCAGATTCCTACGTCTGGCTGTATTCAAAAGACATTTAATTTGGACAAGAATTATATTTGGTCATGCATATGTTTTGTATATTACAGAGGAGCAACTTCTATTTGTAAAGTctgtatatttttctgaagtaccTGGCAGCTAAGAGACTGGGGAACAAACACCCAGAATATGCATGGGGCTCCCCCAGAACTGTGGTGTCTTGACCATGAAGAATAGTTTTCATTTGCTACATGATCTATACGCCAGCTCTTGTCACAGTGCTCTGAGCCACTTCCAGCAGGACTCACACCACCTAGTAAGTGCAAAGCAGAGTGTGCACTCCAAAACCAGGTAACTGAGAAGGCTTTGAAGTCATTACCACTCTCTGTGGAACCAGTCCTTCTTCAGGAGCAGCCTTACTCCTCATTTTGTCAACTTATgcatcattaaaaataacaaaaatccTTCTATTAATGAGTTCATACAAATTGGCCTCAATGTTGTACCTGAGAGCATCTATACACACACTGCTTTTCCGAGAGCAAGCTCTGAATTTCCTACCGTTCAAACGCAAGATGTGTGTTCTGAAGACCTTGCTAAGGAAGGATGCTCACACGGTGCGCTGCCACAGGTCGTGCTGTGCTGATTTTAGCACTTCAGCACAGAGAGCACTATTGGCGTTATCAAACAGTGAGGCATAGAGTAGCTTATAAGGCGGTCGTTATTTCACCTCTGCGCAACTCGGGTCCAAAGCCCCAGAAAGATCTACTGGGGCAGATCTACTCTACTGCAGAGCATCCTTACGGTGCTCTGCCAAGCATAGCGAGAACAACAACCACCACAACTCCAAACCGAGCCACTCCAACCCTTTCGGTTCGGGGCAGCGAAACGACGGGCAGCTGCGAAGCGTCACATCCAGTNNNNNNNNNNNNNNNNNNNNNNNNNNNNNNNNNNNNNNNNNNNNNNNNNNNNNNNNNNNNNNNNNNNNNNNNNNNNNNNNNNNNNNNNNNNNNNNNNNNNTGCCCCCTGACGCCCACCGGGCGGCACCGTTGCCCGGGCGcggccctgtgctgcagctccgCGTGAGGAGGGGCTGCAGTGCGCGGTGCAAGCGCGGCGGGAAATGAGCTGTGAGAAAACAAGGCTGAGCTGAAACATCAGCGGGGTTTGTCTGAAAGGTGTAAATCAATTCTACTGCTCGTCTTTGATACTTAATGTTTACTATCTTACTATTTATAAATTGGAAAcctgtatttattatttttatttattattgtcttactttttttttttaacctaatgAGCTGAAATCAAACCGTTCCTGGTGCACTTTATTCtaaaaataccactttctcctttttttttcttttcccctcacaGCAGGATCTTTGATGGCCACAAAGCATTCACAGCCACAGTCCACCTTTGCAAAAAGCCTGACTTCAACGAGCACAGACACTCCCTACTTCAGGGCAGCAGGTACAGTGTGCTGCTGTTCCCTGTGTTTTAGCCCTGTGGGTTTTCTCCTCCAAGTATTGAGGTTACCAGTAAAGCTCTTCAATTCTGTCTTAGaaacttttctgttcttcttgaGAAGTTGTAGAGCATCATATCAAGAATTACTCTTCAATAACCATAAGAAATGATTTGTGTTATACAATTAGAAAACTCATTCCACTAAAATCTTAAATTGGCATTGTAGTTCATGTGCTTTATGCCTATGATGGATGGTGGAAATTCTTGAGACTTCAGTGTTCTGCAAGAAGTTGTAACTGCTCCCATTGCAATGtaaatgctgcttttgtatATCCCTGAGGGTACGCAGAGGTGTTTCAGACGGGGAGTAAATTAAGAGGTGATTCTGAACACGTGAACAATACATGTCTGTGAACAAGTCCATGCTGAGTGTTGTTGTGCTGGGCTGTGTTGTCCTGTGCAGAACTTCTCAAGATCCTTGCAATTTGCTCTGCTGTGTCATGTAGTATAGATTCTGTTCATTGCAAATTAAGGAAAGTCCTTTATATGGTATCAATGCACATGTATGTATTTGAATATGCACACTTTGGGCTGTATCGcctttttaaatttgaattttttttgtaatttcatttACATATTTCATCTTTCAGAAAGTACAGAAATTCCAGCTTATGTGACTAAATGTCCAAGCAATGGACTTTGCAGTAGGTTGCCACCAGACTGCATGATATGTAACACAAATTATTCCTGCATATATGGGAAGCCAGCCACTTTTGATTGCAGAGTCAAACCACATGTTCATTGTGTTGTAAGTAAcctattacttttaaaattaattttgtgtaATTTAATTAAACTGTGACATCTTGTCATAAAatatctgtgtatttttaaaaaatttcttaCATAAGCAGTTTGTTAGGTTATCATAGGCATGTTATGAGTCTTTTGAGTGAACTGCAGGCTGTTGGTAGAGGGTCAGACCTACTCTTTTCTGCTTGCCTTTCTTGCATTGGATCTTGTTGTCGGCCACTGATCGATTGTGTTTAATCGGTGTGCTGACCAATGAGAACTGAACCAGTTTGAGAATGGAGAGGCTAATGTCTGTCAGAGGCTGAAACCAAATGAGTAAGAGCAGTCAATTTGGCAGCAGCCTCATTTGGATTAGAGGAAGCAGTAGTActaaaactgtgttttaatACCTTTGTCAGTTTTATCATGTTGGTTTTTCTACTGGGTATAGAGGTACCAAAGAGCAACTGACATTTTGCCCAACATTTCTATCTATGAGATGTAGTTTGATACTAAAGGCTGACCGTTTCTTGATTGCTAATGAAGTGGTAATGCTGTCCTTCTCTAGGATCAGAATAACCATGAGCAGGAGAACTTTACAATTAACATGACGTGCCAGTTTTGCTGGCAGCTTCCAACAACTGACTACGTGTGCACCAATTCTACAAACTGCATGACGGTTTCTTGTCCACGACAGCGATACAATGCCACTTGTACAGTGCGGGATCACATCCATTGTCTGGGTAATGTGCCGTACCAGGGATTTTGTGAAGACTTTTTTctaaatgacattttaatgtTGAGTCAGTGCAGTGATTGTTTATGTTGATTACAGTAACAATCTGCACCTTGATCAAtctattggatttttttttacagttgtgttttaatttttgtttataaaagcGATGGCTAACTGCAAACATTGTTTTTCAGGACTGTTGTGTACCTTTCATGTGAGGGAAAATtggtctgttttctttctgtaaactTTTATGTCTTAAACTACTTTGCACAACAGTAATAGAATCAATTTCAAATGTCTCAAGAGGATAATGGAAAAAGTCGCACTGGTGTCACCTAACTAGTTTAATtttccctgtttgtttgttcaatTACTGTTCATGTTTTCTGATGCAAGACAAAGTTTGGTGGTCTACAGAGGACTGTAAAATGTAAGATTTTCTCAAAAATTCTTGTTTCAATCAGTACCAACCCTTTTAGTGCCTTGTTAGAGGAATACAGTGAGTTTGGCTTCATATGTCATTTTCTTACTTattatgtgatttttattttttttttttgttcagttgcATTAAGGTTCAAACCTTTTCTAACATTCAGGTAACAGAGTCTTTCCAAAGATGCTCTACTGCAACTGGACTGGAGGTTATAAGTGGTCTACTGCCCTGGCACTAAGGTACACGAGCTATTAGCGGAACTTCAGCTAAAATGTTTATTATTGTAAATGCATCATGTATAAAATCTTTGTTCCACGTTATTCAGTGCAGTGGGTATTTTATAATGGTTTAGAATTTAGAACTTGGACGCATACGATGATTAAAGATTTTATACTAGCTGTCTTTAGTAGAGCTTGAAAGAATACCTTTACCCTACTTCTGCATTGAATGTTCTTTCTTCAGAGTAAATGCCAGATTCTGAAGCCTCGAGTGATTCTCTCAGTAGAGAGGACATGCTTTCTTTATTCTGTATGGTGACAGATGAGCTACTGAAATAATGTAATGAGGTACTGAAGTAACAGATGAGAATGCTGAAATAATTCTGCGGACTTAAGATTGTTTGCTCTCCCTTTATAATATGCTTAAAGCAATTAGGGCTGAAAATCATCCAAATAACCTCTTGAATGCAGCTATTTCTGAATTTGATGGGTATCACTGATCAGTGTGTAGATGGTTTACATTTTTTAAGGCTTCTTTTCCAAGTGTTATAGCTGGAAAtgctttaaaaggaaagattCTTAAATTTTAAAGTTATTAGGGTAGAAAGCTGCTTAGCAGTTTTGAAATAAACTATTTAGGTAGCTTTTGACGCTAAGCTATTAGAAAACTGCAATAGTGATTTGAAAGTACAGGGAGTTcttttggtgggttttttggaTGTTTTTCATTAAGTTTTAGAGCTTCAAAAATGATGAATTATGTAGCAAGAATCTATATTCCCCAAGACAAGTACATAAGACTGTGATTAAGGACATAATGTAACACAGTTGCCTTCACAGCAGGAGTTGTTCCTGCCACCAGCTGAAGAAATTGGCTCTTGCCTAGGGATGAGTGTGCTGTTTCTACAGCCTATTTTCAAGCTTCTACAAAGTTAGAAAAGTAgagaagttttgttttcattgcttgCCATGAATGAAAAATTGTCGAGTCTCTGGGTGCTATAAAAGTAACTGTAAAATGACACAGAGGTAAtgaattgtttttattctcaCAGCATCACCCTTGGTGGATTTGGAGCAGATCGTTTCTATTTGGGCCAGTGGAGGGAAGGTCTGGGAAAACTCTTCAGCTTTGGTGGACTTGGAATATGGACACTGATTGATGTGCTGCTAATTGGCGTGGGCTACGTGGGACCTGCAGATGGCTCTCTTTATATTTAATGTAGTTGTAGTTTCCAAGAGGAGTAATTGCTTGGAAAGGGCTCCCTATAGAAGTGTGTAGGAGTCTGAGCCCTTAAGATAGAATAAAGAACAGTCGTTCTTTCTGTGTTGTTACATTTTAATGTACAGTATCTGTACTTAGTTTGCCTTTAAATAAGGTAAAACAAAAGGGTGGATCACTGAACTGAAGttaattttccttcatttatgGATGTGCTGTTTTTCTGAGAAAGGTTGATTACCAATACATGtcagtaatgttttttttccatcgATACTTGTGGGAGGTTAATTTATTTGCCTGAGGTCACCACACTTGCTGATCTTCATTGCGTTCATCTCTAGCTTTTGCTTCGTGACTGGTTACTTAGAAATGGGGCTACAGTTAGATTGCTCTGAGGCTCAAAGCTAAATGCAAAATAACCGCAGTACCTTTTGAGTTCCAGGATGCCTGTGTTTCGGTTGGGTTTGACCTGTGTACGAGTGGAAATACCTCTTTCTGTGCTGGCCATCCTGCAAGCCGGCCTCCGAGCCGGAGGCGTGGCGGTGCGGCCGCGGTGCCGTTCGGCTGCGCAGCGCGGTGTGCCCGCAGCCCGGCTGCCCCTCCTGTCAGCCAGCCGCTTGAGCTCCGAGGG
Protein-coding regions in this window:
- the LARP6 gene encoding la-related protein 6 gives rise to the protein MSILIKPVKVVSFILNSSGGENDDDSDQNWKPPENDLIQKLIAQIEYYFSDENLEKDAFLLKHVRRNKMGYVSVKLLTSFKKVKHLTRDWRTTAHALKYSDMLELNDDNRKVRRNTPVPVFPSENLPTRMLLVYDIHMISELQGLKQENGCIQEKVMEYLLKAFVTFGAISSVRILKPGRDLPPDIRRFSSRYTQMGTQECAIIEFEEVDAAVQAHEFMCAEKKEIGMKVVLIGMKPPKKKVPKDKNRDEDSKSLKKVRSLNKRVEELQFTGDESSANSSSEPESNPTSPLSGRRSTATSTTSKLSPIIHPNNHLSPNVSPRSSPWNSPSSLRKVTKKSPLAEDGKLNPSTSPEIPRKCIDYSSDSSITPSGSPWVQRRKAQTITQEKSPVSSPMLARKIQNADGLPVGVLRLPRGPDGTKGFHSGCERRKAMKNEYIHL
- the TM2D3 gene encoding TM2 domain-containing protein 3, which gives rise to LFFSFPLTAGSLMATKHSQPQSTFAKSLTSTSTDTPYFRAAESTEIPAYVTKCPSNGLCSRLPPDCMICNTNYSCIYGKPATFDCRVKPHVHCVDQNNHEQENFTINMTCQFCWQLPTTDYVCTNSTNCMTVSCPRQRYNATCTVRDHIHCLGNRVFPKMLYCNWTGGYKWSTALALSITLGGFGADRFYLGQWREGLGKLFSFGGLGIWTLIDVLLIGVGYVGPADGSLYI